CTCTCATTAAGTCCGCATCAAAAACCTCATTTGTCCACTCCTCTTTGACAATGGAGGCAACCCACTGAGGTAAATCTAATCCATTCATAGACACCCCAGGTGACTTCCTCGTTAGGAGTTCTAACAAGATAACACCAAGGCTATAGATATCAGTTTTGGAGTTGGCTTTCTTGAGCTTGGAGAGCTCGGGCGCGCGGTATCCCAATGCTCCAGCAGTAGCTATCACGTTGGAATTAGCAGCAGTTGTCATCAGCCTAGAAAGACCAAAATCTGCAATTTTAGCATTTGTATTCTCATCAAGCAGTACATTACTGGATGTGAGGTTTCCGTGTATAATATTCTCCTGGGAATGGAGGTACAACAAGCCACGAGCCATGTCCTGTGCTATTTTCATCCTTGTTTGCCAATCAATGGATGTTTCAGTTCCACTACCTgcataaagatgaaaaagaaaatacttgaCTTATAGTAGgctatattaataaaacaaatgacTTAGGAGTTATCTGTGTTATTCTACGATCAGAAATAAGTTTCATTTTAGTAATCCGCAATTTTGCTAATAGAAGTTTGAATTAAAGGATTATGCACAATAGCAAGATGAATAGTGAATGCTTAAAGAACTAAATAATTTTTCCCCTATTTGCAATATCAAACTTACCGTGTAGGAAAGAAGCAACACTTCCTCTGGGCATGTaatcaaaaaccagaagcttCTCCCCTTTGGGTCCCAAGTAATAGGCCCTCAGAGCCAAAACATTGGGGTGTCTAATTTTTCCCAGAACACTGACTTCTGATTCAAATTCTCTCTGACCTTTAGCGATCTTTTCCCTCAATCTCTTCACTGCAACTTGACTCCCATCCTCCAATATAGCCTTATACACAGTTCCATAGGTGCTCTTTCCCATTATCTCAGCTGTTGCACACAAGAGATCATCAGCTGTAAAAGCTATTGGTCCATCAAAATGCACTAGTTTCCCTCCAGCCTCCCCACCTGCTTCAACATCACCAGCAGCAACAGGAGGGATTCCTTTTTCTGCCCTCGTAGCTCCAGTTCTCCCTACACCTCTGCCATTCTCCGTCTTTGATGTTGATCTCTTTCTGATCAAACAGAACAGAAGGATACAACAAAGCATGATCAGGACTATGAGAAGAACTCCTGCTACTATGAGAATAATGTCTTTGGTACTTAGCTTCCTATGCTGGTGGTGTTTTGACATTTCATGAGGTGGTGCAATGACTCCTTCTGATGGAGCTTGTGAAGGACATGGTGTTGAGGGGCTGTATCCACATAGTTGAATATTTCCCACAAATGAGCTTGAGTTGAACTTCCTGGCAAGTTGAGGGGGAACAGAACCTGAGAGGCTATTATAAGAAACATTGAAGAGATCAAGACTACGTTGACTGTTAAAGGAGACTGGAATTTCTCCACTGAGATTATTCAGTGACAAATCAAGCTGCTTAAGAGTGGAAATGTTTGCAATACTAGAAGGAATATGCCCACTAAATTGGTTTCTACTCAAAATTAGAACAGAAAGATTGTGCAAACTTCCTAAAGTTCCTGGGATTTGATTTTCTAGGAGGTTGTTCTCAACATTCAGCAGTGTAAGCGAGGATAAATTAGAGAGGGTAGCAGGCAAGCTCCCATTCAAGGCATTATTAGAAATGTCTAGTGTCTTGAGTCTAGAAAGAGATCCTATTTCATTCGGTATAGCTCCACTAAACCTATTATTACTAAGGGAAATTTCATTGAGTTCTCTTAAGCCACCCAAAGAAGAAGGAACGTTTCCAGTGAAAAAGTTATGATCTAGGAGCAAATTTCGAAGCCTAAAGAACTCGTCATTCTTAGAACTCCCACCCCAAGAGTTAGGAAGGGGACCAGATAGATTATTATGTTGAAGAGAAAGGAATGTGAGGGAAAGTGAGTGAGTTAAGCTAGCTGGTAAAGGACCAGAGAAGGAGTTAAAACTCAAGTTAAGCCAATAAAGTTTGGTGGAATTGGCAAGACTATAAGGGATTGCTCCTGTGAGCAAGTTGTTGCTGAGGTCAAGAGACTGAAGCAAAGGGCAGTAACCTAAAGAAGAAGGGATGGAACCTGTAAGCCTATTGTTGAATAACTGAACCCCTCTAAGGTTAGGAAGAAGTCCAAAAGTGGAAGGGATTGAACCACCAATTTGATTATCATGAAGACTGAGCTTTCGAAGACCTTGAAGCTGCCCAATTTTATCAGTGATACGCCCTCTCAGTCCCTTCCACGGAAGCTGGATTACAATAACCTCTCCCTTAGCACACTTGATACCAACCCAACCTCCGGAACAAGCTCCATAGCCACTATCATTCCAGCTCCGCAAGAAGCCTTCGGGATCAACCAACTCTTGCTTGAACGCTTGAAGTGCTAAGAAGTTTGATGCCGTCACAACCACGCCATCCCAACCCTCATCTTCGCACAAAACCGATTTCAAACATGTGGAGAGAAGAAGAGTCCAGACCAAAAAAGAACACGGGCTGTTGTGCGCCTTGGACGGAGTCTTCTTccatctttctttcttcttgtcAGAAACATGGTATGCATTTCCTACTTCATGTTGAGAAAACTGACAAGAGGTGGTAATGTTGGTTTTCTCGGCTACCATAACTAAAAGAAATGATTTTGAATCAGTGGAACAGAAAGAGGGAGTGTGTGTTGGAAGTGATGTGGAGATAGACAAGAACAGTTGAAGAATGGTTTTTGTAgtgaggagagagagagagagagagggaaggAGAAGGATCACGTGATGACATAAAGAAGTGTAGGTGCGCGCGGGGGTTGAGAGCGTGACAGAGAGAAAGAGTGAATGCAGAGTTGTCCTTGTTTGCGAGAAACAGTGAGCAACGGCTAGTTTTCTTGTAAGTTGAAACTATTGACGAGCATTAGTATTAGTAAAGTGGTGCGATAATTTGTTGGAAGGGTTAAGTTAAAATGATGGCGCGCTATTCTTTTATTGCAGAAGCCGCGCCCCTCCACCCCCAACGGCTCCTTCCTCATCCTCTTCTGCTTCCACTCCGCACACATAAAATATTCGGTAATTCAGAACAAAACCTGCTCTTAATTCTGACATATTTATATCTCAtctatatttacattttttttattaatatgctCACACTTTTTCTTCTGCGACAAATTTTAGATAATAGTAAAgactatattaaaaaatcattaacccTTATTACATATCATACCAAGattagtaaaaattaaagaaattttagaCGATTCACTAGATGAAAACAACAAGACgttttaaaatagatattaatttattgtaaaatataaaagaaaggagtgataacattttataatatttaataaattgaagttggtaataaaaaaataataagtatgtttttatatttaaagaaattaaaattcttttttcactattttaacttaaaaaataaattaatataattattttaatctaacaatttttattttttctagatttattaaataatgtttcaaaAGTGGAAAAAGAATTCTATTTTCTTATTCGGAAGACTAAAATTGAATGTAATGAATATTTTTccgatattttaaaaatattttaacatcgtTTACTTGTTATTTTGTgattaatctaaaattattccataattaataataaatgatgttaaaatgttataaaaaaatgtttacaaaCCATCGTATTTATCCTTATCCAGTTATCATTATCTTCTTGCTTTCATTTGGACACACTGTTTctaatgattttatataatttgaagaGGCTTGCCTGACATGAACATGGGGTGGTGGCATCTTCAAGTTTGAGTGAAATGTGTCACGTGGTGAAGAGGGAGAGGGAACGACCTTAATATCCATCTCTTTTAGGTTTTGACACTTTCTTCATGTCGTTTTTCGTAGGAAAGAACTATTATATTCCCTTTTAAGGTGTCAGAAGTGTAGGCCTCAGACCGTTATTAAAACTCGTCttctcacatttttttaaaattattttaacacatATAATGCCTCTGTTATAATCAATCTAGTATGGAGATACCATATAATACCAACTCATATTCTATGTTCtaatttagaataataatacgtgtatgtcttattttatataaGGTACGTGGTTGAAGATCTTtggattttattaattataatattaaggTGATCggttaattaaatataaataggaTACCTGTTACCAAATATTTTGTAGCtagtataatttataatataaatattaaatactaaGGATTGTATTtctaaaagattaaatttaatatgaCACTCACTGGAGCTGAGTGTCACTTATTAGTACTTATTTGTCTATAAAAAACGTATTaggtaaaaatattatagattattACATATAAACTGATCATTTGACCTATGGATCAATTCGCTTATAATTAAGACCTATTAAGATGAAAatctataattaataaaataattttataaatattattttaatcatgtttcacttttgtattaatataattttagcTAAAATCTCTTATCTATAACACTAATTTGAGGAGAAATTTTTGTAAGTATTCCACCAATGAAAAGAGATTCGGAACACGaatatcaattaataaaaattcgtgaagtaaaaaaaattgcaagaaTAATTTTGATTCAATAAGTACATATTATGATTATAACATCAATaagtataactttttttatatatagtagCAATAATATTAGTAAGTACTGGTATTTCAAGTcgatcttttttaatttatattatttttattacaaataagtACCGGCAGAAAATAACTtgattttacaaaagaaaacactGTATGTATCAACTAAAAACTTGAAAAACTGGAAAATTCTAAAAGACAGTTATCGTTTTTTTATAGTACAACAAATTTAGATGGAAACAACTTACGAAGTGGATTTGGGGATTTAGAACatcagaaaaatataatttgtaaaagactttttaatatattgacCTAcctttctttacatttttttatcatttgtttgattattctGTGCacaaaatttttgtaattatataaataaaatttaagataaaagcaaaatacaatcatttaataaaattaaaatagaaagtgACATactaaattaatgtaatatgtttagtttttacatttatgttggcaaacaactgaaaaattgtttctttcttttgtattttgaacCATAATTAgacatatcaattttataaaaccatGTTGGCATGTCTATTTCGTATATAAACTGATATgtgatttaaaaattttaccactatgtataaaaaatgtctataataaataactaatataaaaaataattttcctgGTAATAAATTTGGTGTCATCTTATAATAGATGTTTTCCATCTTTTAAATATcgtaatttatttttcttatcataattattttatctatattctttttttattgtaaatgaaGTGTGCTAACAAAATTTCTCCATCAATTAGTAGTCATTTCAACAATCACCtttcattttaaagtttttcaacttttggtataataaatttaaaaactgttttaagaatttaatgtttttaaaaatattttttacaaggAGAGTTTCTAGTAAAGAAATGTTAGTgtcatattatttaatatacttttaaatactaaatttcactaagtttttaacttattctttatattcagtttataatttttaataatttagtttggtAATTTAAACTTTTACCTTTTTATCATAGAACGagtaaaaataatcttaaagaAATCTTATATTATGTATACGCAGACGAGTAACAGTTGTTAATCAATTTTCTATatcaaaaatattgtttaacaaAGTACAGTAATATAACTAGGTTCTTTGATTATTGCTTTAAGTTAgaatgtatgtatgtatttggTTACATGATAAATTACGTTGAAAACAATTTTCCTTGGAAACAAGTACCGGAAAGGTGGTTTCGAAACTGTTCAGAAAGTTTTTTCAGTTAGATAACTCCGAATTCTTTTCTATGTACCTCTCCCTTTCTGCCTTTTACTCTCTGACAAACCATCTCCTGAAAAAAATGGGTTTTCATCGGAAAATCACGAACGTCGAGACTGGCGTGCACCACTGACTTCAAAGACTCTGCACACAGCTGCTTCAGCCGCACCACCAATGCACACCAGCAGCAGCCTCactttgaagaagaagaataaggtGGGAAAAAAGTAAggttaaatgaaatatttatcaaGGTTATTATTGGAATTTAACTTTAATGATGGTGCAAGAAGAAAGTTGAGGGGTACAGGAAGTAATTCCCATTTTCTTTTACGGATTATGTAGGCCACTTGTACTCGTTGTTGGCTCACATGGGCCGTAGATTTTGCATGTCATGGCGAcgggtgttactccctccaccaccacacgtTACTTCTTGCACCTCCCAATTCCTCTTTTGCccttcaataatatttaaatggaTGTAAATTAAACGGATATCAACATCCATGGACGGACATGGACCTCCGTTGAAGGAAAAATATCAACATCCGTGGACGGACATGAACCTCTGTTGAAGGACAAACGGATGTCAACAGATGTCGATCTCCGTccacggatgttgacatccgtccaACCGTAGTATTGCAATATTTTGTTTGGATGTTGACATTCGTCGTCCGTTTATTTGTCATTTCATAAACACACTTTGGATGACTAGGAAATATTTTGTTAGGTGCTAGAGATATGGGTTTAAGGAACAGTGTTGGTCCACAGAAGCATCAAGCAGTAATGACAAGTGCGGATCAAACAGTTTTCTATAGGTGTCGCATTGATGCATATCACGATACTCTATATGCTTATTCCAACTGTCAATTGTACAGAGAATGTAACATCAATGGCACGGTTGAGAATGTAACATCAATGGCACGGTTGATTTCATCTTTGGCAATTCTACAGTTGTGATCCAAAACTGTAATATTAGGCCAAAGTTACCAATAGCAGCGCGATCTTCCTCAGATGGCAACGCGGTAGTCGGGGAAACAAATGATGCTCCACTTGAAACTGCAGGTCACCGTGAAACCAGTCCATCCAAGCAGAACAACTGACATCAAGAGTATCATTCACTCTGCTCTCACACCATGGACCCTCCCACAACCTACATTTCCTCCTCTGAACTCCGCAAACACAACTTGCGCAACGACGCGTGGATCTCAATCCATGGCAAAATCTACGACGTCTCCTCCTGGCTTCACCGCCATCCCGACAGCGCCCTCCCGCTTCTCACTGTTGCCGGCATAGACGCCACTAACGCCTTCCTCGCCTTCCACTCGCCCTCCGCCGCCGCCGTCCTCCTTCCCGCATTCTCCACTGGCCTCCTCCTCTCTGACTACGTCGTCTCTATCGCCTCCTCCGACTCGGAAGCTCCACTCCAAGCTCTCCGAACTCAACCTCTTCGAACGCAAGGGCCACACCACCCTCATCTTGCTCTCCCTCATCCTCACCCTCCTCCCTCTCTGCGTCTGCGGCGTCGTCTTCTCCGTCATTGACTACCATTTGACCCCATCCACAGTCCTCCTAAACCGCAATTTGGTGGCAAAGATCACGAGCTTTGGGCTCCATGATTGTCGTGACGAACAATGTAACAATTGCTTATTGCTTATTGCGATTGCGATTAAGCTTGATAAGGAAATCTTGGTGGAGGCAAAACAGCAATGGAGACAGTAGGGAGGTCTAGagtgtttttgaaataaaaaaaatagtagaaaGGTGGAGGGTATGtttgaaataaaacaaacaGTGGAGAGGTGGAGGAAGCACAtgaggtggtggagggagcaacaccccatGGCGACCGATCAACTATATATGATGAATAGTGATTTTGTTTACACTGATATACATACAACTTattcataatattattatttggataatgatactttgataatattttaacattatctacgtgtcattttgtgatttgtttaaaattactccacaatcaataataataatcataaacatcaatatgaatcaatcacaaaataacacgtagatggtgttaaaatgttgtcattATTTATACAACTTATTcataatattgttatttatgtataattatcTAGTTGATagtttatttattcttttattatatttagaatCTACTTTTGATTATTCTTAATATATGTTCTTATAAGAACGAAAATTTTCAATAAGACcctttaaactttttttagtaaataatttttatttttcaaatcaaaaATTTTAGGATatatacactagtaaaaaaattgcTTTTTAACTCGCGTTATAGGCTTCGGTTTAGGTGCAACCGAAGTCTATCAAaatgcggtggcatttttgcaGTTTAAGCcaacttatacgcctcggtcCAAAatcaaccgaagcatataagctatattacctcggttaaagtAATGACCGAAGCCTAAAAGCCCACCTACCCCCTGACAGTCTCTGAAATTTGAAATAAGTGCAGAGCCTATGGCTTCGGTTCGTTCAGAACCAGtgtaaaataatgtttatgcctcggtttaaacggaaaccgaggtatataatcatttcatatttt
This sequence is a window from Vigna angularis cultivar LongXiaoDou No.4 chromosome 2, ASM1680809v1, whole genome shotgun sequence. Protein-coding genes within it:
- the LOC108327038 gene encoding probably inactive leucine-rich repeat receptor-like protein kinase IMK2, which produces MVAEKTNITTSCQFSQHEVGNAYHVSDKKKERWKKTPSKAHNSPCSFLVWTLLLSTCLKSVLCEDEGWDGVVVTASNFLALQAFKQELVDPEGFLRSWNDSGYGACSGGWVGIKCAKGEVIVIQLPWKGLRGRITDKIGQLQGLRKLSLHDNQIGGSIPSTFGLLPNLRGVQLFNNRLTGSIPSSLGYCPLLQSLDLSNNLLTGAIPYSLANSTKLYWLNLSFNSFSGPLPASLTHSLSLTFLSLQHNNLSGPLPNSWGGSSKNDEFFRLRNLLLDHNFFTGNVPSSLGGLRELNEISLSNNRFSGAIPNEIGSLSRLKTLDISNNALNGSLPATLSNLSSLTLLNVENNLLENQIPGTLGSLHNLSVLILSRNQFSGHIPSSIANISTLKQLDLSLNNLSGEIPVSFNSQRSLDLFNVSYNSLSGSVPPQLARKFNSSSFVGNIQLCGYSPSTPCPSQAPSEGVIAPPHEMSKHHQHRKLSTKDIILIVAGVLLIVLIMLCCILLFCLIRKRSTSKTENGRGVGRTGATRAEKGIPPVAAGDVEAGGEAGGKLVHFDGPIAFTADDLLCATAEIMGKSTYGTVYKAILEDGSQVAVKRLREKIAKGQREFESEVSVLGKIRHPNVLALRAYYLGPKGEKLLVFDYMPRGSVASFLHGSGTETSIDWQTRMKIAQDMARGLLYLHSQENIIHGNLTSSNVLLDENTNAKIADFGLSRLMTTAANSNVIATAGALGYRAPELSKLKKANSKTDIYSLGVILLELLTRKSPGVSMNGLDLPQWVASIVKEEWTNEVFDADLMRDSSTVGDELLNTLKLALHCVDPSPSARPEVHQVLQQLEEIRPERSVTASPGDDSII